One genomic region from Thermomicrobium sp. 4228-Ro encodes:
- a CDS encoding cytochrome c oxidase subunit II — translation MQSGAAMLFLLVTVLWTAVLWWVAARAGAAAPYERVSPVIGRIRRLGTPAVVVVLGIAFVVSLAFLPYASSRAARLGEPTVHVEVTGRMWAWELSQTRIPRGQVVEFRVTAADVNHGFGVFSPDGRLVTQVQAMPGYTNRLLYRFDEPGVYTIRCLEFCATGHHLMQAQFTVE, via the coding sequence ATGCAGTCGGGAGCGGCCATGCTTTTTCTGCTCGTGACTGTCCTCTGGACGGCCGTACTCTGGTGGGTCGCGGCACGCGCGGGAGCGGCGGCACCGTACGAGCGCGTGAGCCCTGTCATCGGCCGGATCCGTCGGCTGGGTACACCGGCTGTGGTCGTCGTCCTCGGTATCGCGTTCGTCGTCTCGCTGGCGTTTCTGCCGTACGCCAGTTCACGCGCTGCCCGACTCGGAGAACCGACCGTCCATGTCGAGGTGACCGGACGGATGTGGGCGTGGGAACTCAGCCAAACCAGGATCCCGCGCGGTCAAGTGGTCGAGTTCAGGGTGACCGCCGCGGACGTGAATCACGGGTTCGGCGTGTTCAGTCCGGACGGGCGGCTCGTCACGCAGGTGCAAGCGATGCCCGGGTACACGAACCGGTTGTTGTACCGGTTCGACGAACCTGGTGTCTACACGATCCGTTGTCTCGAGTTCTGCGCGACTGGCCATCACCTGATGCAGGCGCAGTTCACCGTCGAGTGA
- a CDS encoding pyridoxal phosphate-dependent aminotransferase, which yields MSRLGTESAFEVLARARALEAQGRSVIHLEIGEPDFDTPEHIVAAAIDALRSGDTHYTPAAGLPELRAAIAEEVSRTRGIPVDPDQVVVTPGGKPIMFFTILALAEDGGEVIYPDPGFPIYESVIRFAGATPVPLPLREELGFAFDPDELRRLVTARTRLVIVNSPHNPTGAVIGREALEELARLAQEYGFVVLSDEIYRRIVYDAEVRSIASFPGMAERTVILDGFSKTYAMTGWRLGYGVAPRWLAEHLVRLAVNCHSCVPGFTQRAGLAALRGPQEPVERMVAEFRRRRDAVVAGLNSLPGVRCLEPAGAFYVFPNVTGTGRAAETLARELLERAGVAVLAGTAFGQYGQGYLRLSFANSLENLLEAIERMRRYLA from the coding sequence ATGAGCCGGCTGGGAACCGAGAGCGCCTTCGAAGTGCTGGCTCGCGCGCGGGCGCTCGAAGCGCAAGGCCGGTCGGTGATCCATCTGGAGATCGGCGAGCCGGATTTCGATACACCCGAGCATATCGTCGCGGCAGCGATCGATGCGTTGCGTTCGGGCGATACGCACTACACCCCGGCCGCTGGGTTGCCGGAACTCCGGGCGGCGATCGCCGAGGAGGTAAGCCGGACGCGGGGGATTCCCGTCGACCCCGATCAGGTCGTGGTGACGCCCGGCGGCAAGCCGATCATGTTCTTCACCATCTTGGCGCTGGCGGAAGACGGTGGCGAGGTCATCTATCCGGATCCGGGCTTCCCGATCTACGAGTCGGTGATCCGCTTCGCTGGTGCGACACCGGTGCCCTTGCCGCTGCGGGAAGAACTCGGTTTCGCTTTCGATCCGGACGAGTTGCGCCGGCTGGTCACGGCGCGGACGAGACTAGTCATCGTCAATTCGCCGCATAACCCGACCGGTGCGGTCATCGGGCGGGAAGCACTGGAGGAGCTGGCGCGGCTGGCGCAGGAGTACGGCTTCGTCGTCCTCTCGGACGAGATCTACCGGCGGATCGTGTACGACGCAGAAGTCCGGAGCATCGCCAGCTTCCCTGGGATGGCAGAGCGGACGGTGATCCTGGACGGCTTCTCCAAGACCTATGCGATGACCGGCTGGCGGCTCGGCTACGGAGTCGCGCCGCGCTGGTTAGCCGAGCATCTGGTGCGTCTGGCGGTGAACTGCCATTCCTGTGTCCCGGGTTTCACGCAGCGTGCTGGCCTGGCTGCGCTGCGTGGGCCGCAAGAACCGGTGGAGCGGATGGTCGCCGAGTTCCGCCGGCGGCGGGACGCGGTCGTCGCGGGGCTCAACAGTTTACCGGGAGTGCGGTGCCTGGAGCCAGCTGGCGCGTTCTACGTGTTTCCGAACGTCACGGGAACGGGGCGTGCGGCGGAGACGCTGGCCCGAGAACTCCTCGAGCGCGCGGGCGTTGCGGTGCTGGCGGGAACAGCGTTCGGCCAGTACGGACAGGGATACCTGCGACTCTCGTTCGCGAACTCGCTCGAGAACCTCCTGGAGGCGATCGAACGGATGCGGCGGTATCTGGCTTGA
- the mutS gene encoding DNA mismatch repair protein MutS produces the protein MTHRTRAAQPSARSLRTGDFGDDLVPSRRQYLRLKAQYPNAILLYRLGDFYEAFDRDAEIVARDARITLTSRSFGRNGRVPMAGIPHHALNEYVSRLLAAGHTVAIAEQLSEPGKGLVERAVTRVLTPGTVAEAALLPANENRYLAAIAPLTDRIGLAWVDVSTGEFAALEIDGSERETALAEELARLAPAECLVPDDQTHPPVSAGRITRVERWHFDPDRAAQRLRTHFGTRTLAPFGCEHQPAATAAAGAILVYLERTNPALLPLLTSLRTELPGRRVGLDAATRRNLELTRSFRTGGTRASLIGVLDLTVTPMGARALRRLVNEPLRDLAEIQHRQEIVAALVSASEVRRRLEQILLGAGDLERLTSRIVQGNGSVRDFLSLRQALATAEAVIGTLQASDEPALRALAAETACCTDLAAILERAVVEDADGARIRPGFSPELDTALATVQQARQFLATLEQRERERTGIRSLKVGYNKVFGYYIEVTRPHLARIPSDYVRKQTIATGERFITPELKEAEARLLTAEAEIAELERAALARLTHEVTARVDALLRLAHWLARLDAFRSLAEAAVRYGWTRPHLDESDCLEIEAGRHPVVEALLDGQPFVPNDCRLGGEHPRIVLVTGPNMGGKSTYLRQVALIVLLAQIGSFVPARAARIGLVDRIFCRVGAHDDLPGGQSTFMVEMVETATILRQATQRSLVILDEVGRGTATQDGLAIARAVLEDLHHRVGARTLFATHFLELTTLADELPSVANAHVAAIEHDGHVVFLYRVLPGPADRAYGIHVARLAGLPSWVADRAESLLGEPPSRRSARPQFSDCRFARSSAAYQLALPGFPDGSDVAHALARDLIALDLTQISPRQALDWLFAWQARLRGTVTEGTA, from the coding sequence ATGACCCATCGGACACGAGCTGCCCAGCCGTCCGCACGCTCCCTGCGCACGGGCGACTTCGGCGACGACCTCGTTCCCTCGCGGCGGCAGTACCTCCGCCTCAAGGCACAGTACCCGAACGCGATCCTGCTCTACCGGCTCGGCGACTTCTACGAGGCCTTCGATCGGGATGCTGAGATCGTGGCTCGCGACGCCCGGATCACGCTCACCTCGCGCTCGTTCGGGCGCAACGGGCGTGTTCCCATGGCCGGTATCCCCCACCACGCGCTCAACGAGTACGTGAGCCGCCTCCTCGCTGCCGGACACACGGTCGCCATCGCCGAGCAACTGAGCGAACCGGGCAAGGGCCTGGTCGAGCGCGCTGTCACGCGTGTCTTGACCCCCGGAACGGTCGCCGAGGCTGCTCTTCTCCCGGCGAACGAAAACCGCTATCTCGCGGCGATCGCCCCACTCACGGATCGCATCGGCCTCGCCTGGGTCGACGTCAGCACCGGCGAGTTCGCTGCCCTGGAAATCGACGGCTCGGAACGCGAAACGGCGCTCGCCGAGGAACTCGCGCGACTGGCCCCCGCCGAGTGTCTCGTTCCCGACGACCAGACGCACCCGCCAGTCAGCGCTGGCCGGATCACGCGCGTCGAGCGCTGGCACTTCGATCCTGACCGCGCTGCCCAGCGACTCCGAACGCACTTCGGCACCCGAACCCTGGCGCCCTTCGGATGCGAGCACCAGCCGGCCGCGACGGCAGCCGCCGGTGCCATCCTGGTCTATCTCGAGCGCACGAATCCCGCGCTGCTTCCCCTTCTCACCAGTCTCCGTACCGAACTGCCGGGACGCCGGGTCGGCCTGGACGCAGCGACCCGCCGCAATCTGGAACTCACGCGCAGCTTCCGCACCGGCGGCACCCGCGCCTCGCTCATCGGTGTCCTCGACCTCACGGTCACGCCGATGGGCGCACGAGCGCTTCGCCGCCTCGTCAACGAGCCGCTGCGCGATCTGGCGGAGATCCAGCATCGACAAGAGATTGTCGCCGCACTGGTCAGCGCGAGCGAAGTACGACGACGCCTCGAGCAGATCCTGCTCGGTGCCGGCGATCTGGAGCGACTCACCAGCCGGATCGTGCAGGGCAACGGGAGCGTCCGCGACTTCCTCTCGCTGCGCCAGGCCCTCGCCACTGCCGAAGCCGTCATCGGCACGCTCCAGGCGAGCGACGAACCAGCGCTCCGTGCCCTCGCCGCCGAGACAGCATGCTGTACCGATCTCGCCGCCATCCTCGAGCGAGCAGTGGTCGAAGATGCCGACGGCGCACGCATTCGCCCTGGATTCAGCCCCGAACTCGATACCGCACTCGCGACCGTCCAGCAGGCTAGGCAGTTTCTCGCCACGCTCGAACAACGCGAGCGCGAGCGCACCGGCATCCGCTCGCTCAAGGTCGGCTATAACAAGGTCTTCGGTTACTACATCGAAGTGACCCGCCCGCACCTGGCCCGTATCCCGTCCGACTACGTCCGAAAGCAAACGATCGCCACTGGTGAGCGGTTCATCACGCCGGAGCTCAAGGAGGCCGAGGCGCGCTTGCTTACCGCCGAAGCCGAGATCGCCGAGCTCGAACGTGCTGCCCTGGCTCGCCTGACGCACGAGGTGACCGCCCGCGTCGACGCACTTCTCCGCCTCGCCCACTGGCTCGCCCGACTCGATGCCTTCCGCTCGCTCGCTGAGGCGGCCGTCCGGTACGGCTGGACCCGGCCGCACCTCGACGAAAGCGACTGCCTCGAGATCGAGGCAGGGCGCCACCCGGTCGTCGAAGCGCTCCTCGACGGCCAACCGTTCGTCCCCAACGATTGCCGGCTGGGCGGCGAGCACCCGCGCATCGTCCTGGTGACCGGGCCGAACATGGGCGGCAAGAGTACCTATCTCCGCCAGGTCGCACTCATCGTCCTGCTCGCCCAGATCGGCTCCTTCGTGCCCGCCCGCGCCGCCCGCATCGGCCTCGTCGACCGCATCTTCTGTCGCGTCGGCGCCCATGACGACCTCCCGGGTGGTCAGAGCACGTTCATGGTCGAAATGGTCGAGACGGCGACCATCCTTCGCCAGGCCACGCAGCGGAGCTTGGTGATCCTCGACGAAGTCGGACGCGGTACCGCCACCCAAGACGGACTCGCAATCGCCCGCGCCGTCCTCGAGGACCTCCACCACCGCGTCGGCGCGCGCACGCTCTTCGCGACGCATTTCCTCGAACTCACCACGCTCGCCGATGAGCTGCCCAGCGTCGCCAATGCCCACGTCGCGGCGATCGAGCATGACGGACACGTCGTCTTTCTCTACCGCGTTCTTCCCGGCCCGGCTGACCGTGCTTACGGGATCCACGTGGCCCGGTTAGCTGGCCTACCATCCTGGGTCGCTGACCGTGCGGAGTCCCTCCTCGGCGAGCCGCCATCCAGACGCTCAGCTCGCCCGCAGTTCAGCGACTGCAGGTTCGCGCGATCGTCAGCTGCCTACCAGCTCGCGCTCCCCGGCTTCCCCGATGGGAGCGACGTGGCCCACGCGCTGGCTCGTGACCTGATCGCGCTCGATCTCACGCAAATCTCGCCACGCCAGGCGCTCGACTGGCTCTTCGCGTGGCAGGCACGGCTCCGTGGAACCGTAACCGAAGGGACAGCATGA
- the mutL gene encoding DNA mismatch repair endonuclease MutL produces the protein MTRQSPARRAIRILPPQVAARIAAGEVIERPASVVKELVENSLDAGATRVRIDIRRGGLHEIRVSDDGCGIPPDELPLAVQRHATSKLLEDDLERICTLGFRGEALPSIAAVAELTIASATTESPVGRQLVLFGSQLLADQPIAHPPGTTVTVRRLFENVPARLATIRNERAETAEIARVVQRLALAAPHVRFTLTVDSRTVLATSGSGDLRTTVLEVYGTALADTLRELEPFEVAGARFSGLVTAPELTRGSRNHLHVIVNGRWTQPRTLLALVETAYRPYLPRGRHPILIVVIATAPELVDVNVHPAKLEVKLRTEREVAQALAQQLSELLARTPRAFAFKRDVHQLDPLRPRLAEPATPYDETEEREIVTPAFPPLRLIGQLANCLVLLEGPDGLYLIDQHRAHERILAERLLAHAQAPPTDPVPLPEPILIDVRPAHLERFQDWIDRLAPLGFQCEPFGPHSFVLRTVPELPGIAGNTHLPMQLGDLAELAPALLSLASEPDDDDSDDWYQRCLVQLACRTAVRRGRPLTRPAMRALVQALGETSAPAVCPHGSPVVLRVDRDLLARQFDW, from the coding sequence ATGACCAGGCAATCACCTGCCCGGCGCGCTATTCGCATCCTTCCCCCACAGGTCGCCGCCCGTATCGCTGCAGGCGAGGTGATCGAGCGCCCAGCTTCGGTCGTCAAGGAGCTGGTCGAGAATTCCCTGGACGCTGGGGCGACCCGCGTCCGCATCGACATTCGCCGCGGTGGCCTTCACGAGATCCGCGTGAGCGACGACGGTTGCGGCATTCCACCCGACGAGCTGCCACTCGCTGTCCAGCGACACGCGACGAGCAAGCTCCTGGAGGACGATCTCGAGCGCATCTGCACGCTCGGTTTCCGGGGCGAAGCGCTCCCCAGCATCGCCGCTGTCGCCGAACTCACCATCGCCAGCGCGACGACCGAGAGTCCCGTCGGCCGCCAGCTCGTCCTCTTCGGAAGCCAGCTCCTCGCCGATCAGCCGATCGCACATCCGCCCGGCACCACGGTGACCGTCCGCCGTCTCTTCGAGAACGTCCCGGCCCGCTTGGCAACGATCCGGAACGAGCGAGCCGAAACAGCCGAAATCGCACGGGTCGTCCAGCGACTCGCGCTCGCAGCTCCGCACGTCCGCTTCACCCTTACGGTCGACAGTCGGACCGTGCTGGCCACCAGTGGCAGCGGCGATCTGCGCACGACCGTCCTCGAGGTATACGGGACAGCGCTCGCTGACACCTTGCGCGAACTGGAGCCGTTCGAAGTCGCGGGAGCTCGCTTCTCCGGACTCGTTACCGCACCGGAACTCACCCGCGGGAGCCGCAATCACCTGCATGTCATCGTCAACGGGCGCTGGACGCAGCCGCGCACGTTGCTCGCACTCGTCGAAACAGCCTACCGCCCGTACCTCCCACGCGGTCGCCATCCGATCTTGATCGTGGTCATCGCAACGGCACCGGAACTGGTCGACGTCAACGTACACCCAGCCAAGCTCGAGGTCAAACTCCGTACTGAACGCGAAGTCGCCCAGGCACTCGCCCAGCAGCTGAGCGAGCTGCTCGCCCGCACCCCGCGAGCCTTCGCGTTCAAACGCGACGTCCACCAGCTCGACCCCCTACGGCCGCGTCTCGCAGAACCAGCGACGCCGTACGACGAGACGGAAGAGCGCGAGATCGTGACGCCCGCCTTCCCGCCGCTTCGGCTGATCGGCCAGCTCGCCAACTGCCTCGTCCTCCTCGAGGGCCCGGACGGTCTCTACCTGATCGACCAGCACCGCGCCCACGAGCGGATCCTGGCTGAGCGCTTGCTCGCTCACGCCCAAGCGCCGCCCACCGATCCCGTACCGCTCCCCGAACCGATCCTCATCGACGTCCGGCCAGCCCATCTCGAGCGCTTCCAGGACTGGATCGACCGGCTGGCGCCGCTCGGCTTTCAGTGCGAGCCGTTCGGCCCGCACTCCTTCGTACTGCGTACCGTACCCGAGTTGCCGGGGATCGCCGGAAACACGCACCTGCCAATGCAGCTCGGCGACCTCGCGGAACTCGCTCCCGCCTTACTCTCCCTCGCTAGTGAGCCCGATGACGATGACAGTGACGATTGGTATCAGCGTTGCCTCGTCCAGCTCGCCTGCCGGACCGCTGTTCGCCGTGGTAGGCCGCTCACCCGTCCTGCCATGCGCGCGCTCGTCCAAGCACTCGGCGAGACCAGCGCACCAGCCGTCTGCCCGCACGGCTCGCCGGTGGTCCTGCGCGTCGACCGAGACCTGCTCGCCCGGCAGTTCGACTGGTAA
- the fabF gene encoding beta-ketoacyl-ACP synthase II, translated as MHRVVVTGLGAITPLGLDVPTFWQRLLAGESGIDRIQSFDPSNLEVQIAAEVKGFDPRDFMDFKAARRMDRFSQFAVAAAREAIRDAQLEITRENAERIGVMINTGGGGIQTMEREVVTFYQRGPSRVSPFFVPMFAPNMAACQVSIVYGITGPIMASVAACAAGTQAFVDALRLLRLGEVDVMIAGGTEAGLAPVAVTAFANMGALSRRNEEPQKASRPFDKDRDGFVFGEGCAVMVLETEEHARRRGARIYCELAGGAVTGDAYHVSAPDPDGLGAARAMRLALQDAKLRPEDVDYICAHGTSTPLNDVTETKAIKAVFGEHAYRVAISSPKSMIGHLVGAAGAVSGVVCALAIRDGVVPPTVNLENPDPECDLDYVPNVRREMPVRVAIANAFGFGGQNAVAVFRAYEDAGA; from the coding sequence GTGCACCGCGTCGTCGTAACCGGACTCGGGGCGATCACGCCACTGGGTTTGGACGTGCCGACGTTTTGGCAGCGCTTGCTGGCTGGCGAGTCGGGAATCGACCGGATCCAGAGCTTCGATCCGAGCAACCTCGAGGTGCAGATCGCTGCCGAGGTGAAAGGGTTCGATCCGCGCGACTTCATGGACTTCAAGGCGGCCCGGCGCATGGACCGGTTCTCGCAGTTCGCGGTCGCGGCGGCACGCGAGGCGATCCGCGATGCACAGCTGGAAATCACGCGAGAGAATGCCGAGCGGATCGGCGTGATGATCAACACCGGCGGCGGCGGTATCCAGACGATGGAGCGAGAAGTCGTCACGTTCTACCAGCGCGGGCCGAGTCGGGTGAGCCCATTCTTCGTGCCGATGTTCGCTCCGAACATGGCGGCGTGTCAGGTGTCGATCGTCTACGGAATCACCGGCCCGATCATGGCCTCGGTCGCAGCCTGTGCCGCCGGGACGCAGGCATTCGTCGACGCGCTGCGCCTCCTGCGGCTGGGCGAGGTCGATGTCATGATCGCTGGTGGAACGGAAGCCGGCCTCGCGCCGGTCGCGGTGACGGCCTTCGCGAACATGGGCGCGCTCTCGCGCCGGAACGAGGAGCCGCAGAAGGCGAGCCGGCCGTTCGACAAGGATCGCGACGGCTTCGTCTTCGGCGAGGGCTGCGCGGTGATGGTCCTGGAGACCGAGGAGCATGCGCGCCGTCGGGGTGCACGGATTTATTGCGAACTCGCCGGCGGTGCGGTGACGGGGGACGCCTACCACGTGAGCGCGCCGGATCCGGACGGACTGGGCGCGGCCCGTGCGATGCGGCTGGCGCTGCAAGACGCCAAGCTGCGGCCCGAGGACGTGGACTACATCTGCGCGCACGGGACCTCGACGCCGCTCAACGACGTGACGGAGACCAAGGCGATCAAAGCGGTCTTCGGCGAGCATGCCTATCGGGTCGCGATCAGCTCGCCGAAGAGCATGATCGGGCACCTGGTCGGGGCGGCTGGCGCGGTCTCCGGTGTGGTCTGTGCCCTGGCGATCCGGGACGGTGTCGTCCCGCCGACGGTCAATCTGGAGAACCCAGACCCGGAGTGCGACCTGGACTACGTTCCCAACGTCCGACGCGAAATGCCGGTGCGGGTGGCGATCGCCAACGCGTTCGGCTTCGGTGGACAGAACGCGGTCGCGGTCTTTCGCGCCTACGAGGACGCGGGTGCGTGA
- the fabD gene encoding ACP S-malonyltransferase has protein sequence MELSGLLQKRLALLFPGQGSQHVGMGQRVHQFSEAARRVFAQAEEILGMPLRRLCFEGPVEELTDTANAQPAILTVSLAYLEAIRERLHELGTSLQPLVLAGHSLGEFTALVAANALRFEDALRLVRERGRLMREASLERPGGMAAVLGLEREALEAVCREASELGLVVVANDNAPGQLVISGEERALQRAMELAAQRGAKRVVRLGVTVASHSPLMERVAQALAELLARIPLREPEIPIVANVTGRILSTVEEIRRELAGQVALPVQWTATVREMRSRGVTTFLEVGPGQVLTGLVKKIQRDVEAYSMKDLGFEP, from the coding sequence ATGGAACTGAGCGGGCTCCTGCAGAAGCGGTTAGCCCTGCTTTTTCCCGGTCAGGGGAGCCAGCATGTCGGGATGGGGCAGCGGGTGCATCAGTTCTCCGAAGCGGCCCGGCGCGTGTTCGCGCAGGCGGAGGAGATCCTCGGCATGCCGCTCCGGCGTCTCTGTTTCGAAGGGCCAGTGGAGGAACTGACAGATACGGCGAACGCCCAGCCCGCGATCCTGACCGTGAGCCTCGCTTACCTGGAGGCGATCCGGGAGCGCTTGCACGAACTCGGTACATCGCTCCAGCCGCTCGTCCTCGCTGGGCACAGTCTGGGTGAGTTCACCGCGCTCGTCGCAGCGAACGCTTTGCGGTTCGAGGATGCCCTGCGGCTGGTGCGAGAACGTGGCCGCTTGATGCGCGAGGCGAGTCTGGAGCGGCCTGGTGGGATGGCGGCGGTACTCGGGTTGGAGCGCGAGGCGCTGGAGGCAGTGTGTCGCGAAGCGAGCGAACTGGGTCTCGTGGTAGTGGCGAACGACAATGCGCCCGGCCAGCTCGTGATCTCCGGTGAAGAACGCGCGCTGCAACGGGCGATGGAGCTGGCCGCGCAGCGTGGAGCCAAGCGGGTGGTGCGACTCGGCGTGACGGTCGCGTCGCACTCGCCGCTGATGGAACGGGTGGCGCAGGCGCTGGCGGAACTTTTGGCTCGTATCCCGTTGCGCGAGCCGGAGATCCCGATCGTGGCCAACGTGACCGGCAGGATTCTCTCGACCGTCGAGGAAATTCGCCGGGAGCTGGCGGGTCAAGTGGCGCTTCCGGTGCAGTGGACCGCGACTGTCCGCGAGATGCGGAGTCGCGGAGTGACGACGTTCCTGGAGGTCGGCCCTGGACAGGTCTTGACCGGTTTGGTGAAGAAGATCCAGCGTGACGTCGAGGCGTATTCGATGAAAGATCTCGGTTTCGAGCCATAG
- a CDS encoding VUT family protein: MRLPVTSFLAYRVEPFANSAVLSRYQAGTHGRCAWIGTIGSTPIKQRFDSLVFLTGTFIGTVAGEGLVRTMAMAWLVKSSYEALATPFTSLEVNALSESKGSTRTTTG, from the coding sequence TTGCGACTGCCCGTCACGTCGTTCCTCGCCTACCGAGTCGAGCCATTCGCGAACTCCGCTGTGTTGTCACGCTACCAGGCCGGGACGCACGGTCGATGCGCGTGGATAGGGACGATCGGCTCGACGCCGATCAAGCAACGGTTCGATTCGCTCGTCTTCCTCACTGGCACCTTCATCGGCACGGTGGCCGGGGAGGGTCTGGTACGCACGATGGCGATGGCGTGGCTGGTCAAGTCGAGTTACGAGGCGCTCGCGACACCGTTCACCTCTCTCGAGGTCAACGCGTTAAGCGAGTCGAAGGGATCGACACGTACGACGACAGGGTGA
- the ftsH gene encoding ATP-dependent zinc metalloprotease FtsH, with amino-acid sequence MDERNQTARERREQQHNRGLRFPRGPLGSRFGLLWIIIGLIVFYNVYALLRPDSSGPQPEVAYSSFVQAVERGFVSQATIAGQTVEGQFNQPLRIANGVVYFPDEPLPEAVAGSAVREVTRFRTVIPENTQPEVAQLLQEHGVLFSARASGGASLPSLLLSVLPFVFLIGLLVLLGRNLSRGQQNVFSFGRSRARVYDVERPQVTFADVAGEEEAKAELAQVVDFLKNPAKYHRIGARLPRGVLLIGPPGTGKTLLARAVAGEAGVPFFSVSASEFVEMFVGVGASRVRDLFERAKAQAPSIIFIDELDAVGRQRFAGLGVGNDEREQTLNQLLVEMDGFEAHTDVVVIAATNRPDVLDPALLRPGRFDRQVVVGLPDKRGRAAILRIHTRGIPIAPDVDLDALAAATPGFSGADLANLVNEAALVAARRGKEVVDRSDFEEALDKILLGTTRSLLMSEEERRLVAYHEAGHAVVAYFTPGSDPLRKISIVPRGRALGVTVQAPEEDRFNYTRNQLLGRLAVLLGGRAAEQLVFNEVTTGAQNDLKEATQLARRMVGLWGMSEELGPVYLGLGEQHVFLGREIVQDHSIGTTTLDRADQAVRRLLDEAMERAERILREHRAELDRLAELLIAEETVGPEKIREVLGEQPVATVDER; translated from the coding sequence ATGGACGAACGTAACCAGACAGCACGCGAACGACGCGAACAGCAGCACAACCGGGGATTACGGTTCCCCCGAGGGCCGCTCGGTTCGCGCTTCGGTCTCCTCTGGATCATCATCGGGTTGATCGTCTTCTACAACGTGTACGCGCTGCTCCGGCCGGATTCGAGCGGGCCGCAGCCGGAGGTCGCCTACTCGAGTTTCGTGCAGGCGGTCGAGCGGGGTTTCGTCTCGCAGGCGACGATCGCGGGGCAGACGGTCGAGGGGCAATTCAACCAGCCGCTGCGGATCGCCAATGGCGTGGTCTATTTCCCGGACGAGCCGTTACCGGAAGCGGTCGCTGGGAGCGCGGTGCGCGAAGTGACGCGTTTCCGGACAGTGATACCGGAAAACACGCAGCCGGAGGTCGCCCAGCTGCTGCAGGAACACGGCGTCCTGTTCTCGGCACGCGCGTCGGGCGGCGCGTCGTTGCCGTCGCTCCTCCTGAGCGTCTTACCGTTCGTGTTCTTGATCGGGTTGCTCGTCTTGCTCGGTCGGAACTTGAGTCGTGGGCAGCAGAACGTCTTCAGCTTTGGCCGCTCGCGGGCGCGCGTGTACGACGTGGAACGGCCGCAGGTGACGTTCGCCGACGTGGCTGGTGAGGAGGAAGCGAAGGCGGAACTCGCTCAGGTCGTCGATTTCTTGAAGAATCCCGCCAAGTACCACCGGATCGGTGCGCGGTTGCCGCGCGGCGTGTTGCTCATCGGGCCACCGGGTACCGGGAAGACGCTGCTGGCGCGGGCGGTGGCTGGTGAGGCGGGGGTGCCGTTCTTCAGTGTCAGCGCTTCCGAGTTCGTCGAGATGTTCGTCGGTGTGGGGGCGAGCCGGGTGCGAGACCTCTTCGAGCGTGCCAAGGCCCAGGCTCCGTCGATCATCTTCATCGACGAGCTGGACGCAGTCGGACGGCAGCGGTTCGCGGGTCTGGGTGTCGGGAACGACGAACGCGAACAGACATTGAACCAATTGCTGGTCGAGATGGACGGGTTCGAGGCGCACACCGACGTCGTCGTGATCGCCGCGACCAACCGGCCGGACGTGCTCGACCCGGCGCTCTTGCGACCGGGTCGGTTCGATCGGCAGGTGGTGGTGGGATTGCCGGACAAGCGAGGGCGCGCAGCGATCCTGCGAATCCATACGCGGGGTATTCCGATCGCACCGGATGTGGATCTGGACGCGCTGGCGGCAGCGACACCCGGGTTCTCGGGGGCTGATCTCGCCAACCTGGTGAACGAGGCGGCGCTGGTTGCAGCGCGTCGCGGCAAGGAGGTGGTCGATCGGTCGGACTTCGAGGAGGCGCTGGACAAGATCCTTCTCGGAACCACGCGCTCGCTCCTGATGAGCGAGGAAGAGCGACGGCTGGTGGCCTACCACGAGGCCGGGCATGCGGTGGTGGCCTACTTCACGCCTGGCTCGGACCCATTGCGCAAGATCAGCATCGTGCCGCGCGGTCGCGCGCTGGGCGTGACGGTGCAAGCACCGGAGGAAGACCGCTTCAACTACACGCGCAACCAACTGCTCGGGCGACTGGCGGTGCTGTTGGGCGGCCGCGCGGCCGAGCAGCTGGTGTTCAACGAGGTGACGACCGGTGCGCAGAACGACTTGAAGGAAGCGACACAGCTAGCGCGGCGCATGGTCGGGTTGTGGGGGATGAGCGAAGAACTCGGGCCGGTGTACCTGGGGCTCGGCGAGCAGCACGTCTTTCTGGGACGGGAGATCGTGCAGGACCACAGCATCGGGACGACGACGCTCGATCGGGCGGACCAGGCGGTTCGGCGGCTCCTGGACGAGGCGATGGAGCGAGCGGAACGGATCCTGCGGGAGCACCGGGCGGAACTGGACCGGCTGGCGGAGCTCTTGATCGCCGAAGAGACGGTGGGTCCGGAGAAGATCCGGGAGGTGCTGGGGGAGCAGCCGGTCGCGACGGTCGACGAACGCTGA